In one window of Desulfonatronum thioautotrophicum DNA:
- a CDS encoding sulfotransferase domain-containing protein, protein MQFYSPIQFLHKKIKKKYEKFISRRMNERIPCYLGLSPSSSILKDDFFIVGYPKSGNTWFQNIIAGIVYGINPELVPDSLTQEIIPDLHRKKFFKRIQTPMFFKTHNLPRCEYRKVIYLLRDGRDVMVSYYHYNTAIYGKSVSMNSMIVKMENIFPCQWHEHVEKWSKNPFGAQIILVKYEELLNKPLETLLKVSLFIGVERDEAQLMRVYEQCSFNKLQKREIKTGLDDSSWPNDKLFFRRGKVGSHLDDDEMSPENLQKFMHIAENTLRKNGYLS, encoded by the coding sequence ATGCAATTTTATTCCCCAATACAATTTCTTCACAAAAAAATAAAAAAAAAATATGAAAAATTTATTAGTCGAAGAATGAACGAGAGAATTCCATGTTATCTAGGCCTTTCACCATCTAGTTCAATCTTAAAAGACGATTTTTTTATCGTTGGATATCCTAAATCAGGAAATACATGGTTTCAAAACATAATTGCTGGAATAGTTTATGGGATAAATCCTGAATTAGTTCCTGATAGCCTTACACAAGAAATCATTCCAGATTTGCACAGGAAAAAATTTTTCAAAAGAATTCAAACTCCAATGTTTTTCAAAACGCACAATCTGCCTCGTTGTGAATATAGAAAAGTGATTTACCTTCTTCGTGATGGACGTGACGTCATGGTTTCATATTATCACTACAATACAGCAATATACGGAAAGAGCGTAAGTATGAACTCAATGATAGTAAAAATGGAAAACATCTTTCCCTGTCAATGGCATGAGCATGTTGAAAAATGGAGCAAGAACCCTTTTGGTGCGCAAATAATTTTAGTTAAATATGAGGAACTTTTAAACAAACCGCTTGAAACACTTTTAAAGGTCTCTCTCTTTATCGGAGTGGAAAGGGATGAAGCACAATTAATGAGGGTTTATGAGCAATGTTCGTTTAATAAGCTTCAAAAAAGAGAAATTAAGACTGGACTTGATGATTCGAGTTGGCCAAATGATAAACTTTTTTTTAGGAGAGGGAAGGTGGGAAGCCACCTCGATGACGATGAAATGTCACCGGAAAACCTCCAAAAATTCATGCACATCGCAGAAAACACTTTGCGAAAAAACGGATATCTATCATAA
- a CDS encoding glycosyltransferase family 2 protein: protein MNISIITPTWNRGQRLRSSLESVAAQKTSPHEHIIVDNLSTDETPELIAAYARSASYPVRHIREGDNGIYHAMNKGLALAKGQALHFLNDDDMLFASDVLTSMSRCLDQTEADIVFGDVVLLNEGSQKPQSYRRHRQMNRLTLVERTITQQAIFYRRDVFDRCGAFDAQLRIAADHEWLLRAFLKHDIRGIYLKRPVAVFRIGGVSNEAASEAAHRRERETVTQLYFTPKEIKAARIFRRWARKIPFGATILNFFVPLRLNIRSYRETKGAFRSVPWAWIDM, encoded by the coding sequence ATGAACATCAGTATCATCACCCCCACATGGAACCGTGGGCAACGATTGCGCTCGTCCCTGGAGAGCGTCGCCGCCCAAAAGACTTCCCCCCATGAGCACATCATCGTGGACAACCTGTCCACGGACGAGACCCCTGAACTGATTGCCGCCTATGCCCGGAGCGCATCCTATCCGGTGCGGCACATCCGGGAAGGGGACAACGGCATCTACCACGCCATGAACAAGGGCCTTGCCCTGGCCAAGGGGCAAGCTCTGCACTTTCTCAATGACGACGACATGCTTTTTGCATCGGACGTGCTGACCTCCATGAGCCGGTGCCTGGACCAGACCGAGGCGGACATCGTATTCGGTGACGTGGTCTTGCTGAACGAAGGCTCCCAAAAGCCACAGAGCTATCGTCGGCATCGGCAAATGAATCGCCTGACCCTGGTTGAGCGGACCATCACCCAGCAGGCCATTTTCTATCGCCGGGATGTCTTTGACCGCTGTGGAGCCTTTGATGCGCAGCTGCGCATCGCAGCGGACCACGAGTGGCTGCTGCGCGCCTTCCTGAAGCATGATATCCGAGGAATTTATCTGAAACGCCCGGTGGCCGTTTTCCGGATCGGCGGTGTTTCCAATGAAGCTGCATCCGAGGCGGCGCATCGCCGAGAACGGGAAACCGTGACCCAGCTATATTTCACCCCAAAGGAAATCAAGGCGGCTCGCATCTTTCGCCGATGGGCACGCAAGATTCCCTTCGGGGCAACCATCTTAAACTTCTTTGTACCTTTGCGTCTAAATATTCGATCATACCGTGAAACAAAAGGAGCATTCCGCTCTGTTCCATGGGCCTGGATTGACATGTAA
- a CDS encoding glycosyltransferase, with translation MKTLYFVVNQNPFDGSAHGLYCLRNCRALALAAPEKSVRLVYPGMTAFLQQGSHHNQTVTAKLNHMGLSALPNLHLHPLPALRRAKGHRGLTVNVIYYWACLLFLRRRMQPQDILASASFAGLTRFLFRGLGQKQRTKRAYEVHQLASMESGTASRTARIEQAVFADADVLLTTTAVLRHQLQQLVPDKPVVNLGLACGFDPQSVLPPSLDAPRPFTVAYIGSLYLEQGVQWLAGIWNEILRRVQVPVRLKIAGGSLREVETLRATISDRTQNRAQMILVHGPVAPGELPGYLLDVDALIIPALNRGRMPHVAITKAYDYLGLNRPILAADLPSIAEVLRPGQEALLFAPQDVAQVADAVLRLCHDADLGRTLTTNCRKRRNDFTWENRSIAWWRAVAS, from the coding sequence GTGAAAACGCTTTATTTCGTCGTCAACCAAAATCCTTTTGACGGCTCGGCTCACGGCCTTTACTGCCTGCGCAACTGCCGAGCCCTGGCGTTGGCCGCACCGGAAAAAAGCGTCCGGCTGGTCTACCCCGGCATGACAGCCTTTCTGCAACAGGGAAGCCACCACAACCAAACCGTCACCGCCAAGCTGAACCATATGGGGCTGTCCGCATTGCCGAATCTGCATCTACACCCCTTGCCCGCCCTGCGTCGGGCCAAAGGCCATCGCGGCCTGACGGTCAATGTCATCTATTACTGGGCGTGCCTGTTGTTCCTGCGTCGCCGAATGCAACCGCAAGACATTCTGGCCAGTGCAAGCTTTGCCGGATTGACGCGCTTTCTGTTCCGAGGCTTGGGGCAAAAGCAAAGGACAAAACGGGCATATGAAGTGCACCAGCTGGCAAGCATGGAATCTGGGACCGCATCCAGGACGGCCCGTATTGAACAGGCCGTGTTTGCGGACGCGGACGTCCTGCTGACCACCACCGCGGTTCTTCGCCACCAGCTTCAGCAACTTGTTCCGGACAAACCGGTGGTCAACCTGGGGTTGGCCTGCGGCTTTGACCCTCAATCCGTTCTTCCGCCAAGCTTGGACGCCCCCCGGCCATTCACAGTAGCGTACATCGGCTCCCTCTACCTGGAACAGGGTGTCCAGTGGCTTGCTGGGATTTGGAATGAGATCCTGCGGCGCGTTCAAGTCCCAGTACGACTGAAAATTGCAGGCGGGAGCCTGCGCGAAGTGGAAACCTTGCGGGCCACGATTTCTGATCGCACACAGAATCGCGCACAGATGATTCTGGTCCATGGTCCGGTGGCCCCTGGAGAACTGCCCGGGTACCTGCTGGATGTGGACGCCTTGATCATTCCGGCCCTGAACCGGGGCCGCATGCCCCACGTGGCCATTACCAAAGCGTATGATTATCTGGGGTTGAACCGTCCGATTCTGGCCGCAGACCTGCCCAGTATCGCGGAGGTGTTGCGGCCTGGTCAGGAAGCCTTGCTTTTTGCCCCACAGGACGTTGCCCAGGTCGCCGACGCCGTTCTGCGGCTTTGCCATGACGCGGATCTTGGTCGAACATTGACAACCAATTGCCGGAAACGCCGCAACGATTTCACCTGGGAGAACCGTTCCATCGCCTGGTGGCGGGCCGTAGCCTCATGA